A genomic segment from Janthinobacterium sp. 64 encodes:
- a CDS encoding phasin family protein, translated as MYPYSRSVTPAAKNHLEAQLAFFNSLSKSMFQSVQHFNDLNMQLAQGLLEESTVTSQNLLTVERAEDVFQVAAAAGQPAAEQLRKYQQQLSRLAADTQVELANVAEQHVNETSRTAKALAEEVARTASEETEKNVRKQQEAMQRIAEPFQAYHQNGANRDQQRGTHSRDGQSLQSASQQGSQQSAGSESSASGSASQAGSAQSKTSSTSRKE; from the coding sequence ATGTATCCATATTCCCGTAGTGTTACCCCAGCCGCCAAAAACCACCTGGAAGCGCAACTGGCTTTTTTCAATAGTTTGTCGAAGTCCATGTTCCAGTCGGTGCAGCACTTCAATGACCTGAACATGCAGCTGGCGCAAGGCTTGCTGGAAGAAAGCACCGTTACCAGCCAAAACCTGCTGACGGTCGAGCGCGCTGAAGATGTGTTTCAGGTGGCTGCCGCAGCGGGCCAGCCAGCTGCCGAGCAATTGCGCAAGTATCAGCAACAGCTGTCGCGTCTGGCCGCCGATACGCAGGTCGAACTGGCCAATGTGGCCGAGCAGCATGTGAATGAAACGAGCCGTACTGCCAAGGCGCTGGCCGAAGAAGTGGCCCGCACTGCTTCGGAAGAAACGGAGAAAAACGTGCGCAAGCAGCAGGAAGCCATGCAGCGCATCGCCGAACCGTTCCAGGCTTACCATCAAAATGGCGCCAACCGCGATCAGCAGCGCGGCACGCACAGCCGTGACGGTCAAAGCCTGCAAAGCGCCAGCCAGCAGGGTAGCCAGCAGTCGGCCGGCAGCGAAAGCTCCGCCAGCGGCAGCGCCTCGCAAGCGGGCTCCGCACAAAGCAAAACCAGCAGCACCAGCCGTAAAGAGTAA